From Nicotiana tabacum cultivar K326 chromosome 15, ASM71507v2, whole genome shotgun sequence, the proteins below share one genomic window:
- the LOC107765637 gene encoding U3 small nucleolar RNA-associated protein 18 homolog encodes MASLISQNASRTIGVEKSKRKAKKEVSEKESNRKRKKEQNEENNELEVEQEKEMKKLENLLFGSLYNPVGFGKDDEEERREDGENDSAMFFVDRFADSTLSVYEGDAQLVQEGISVVEKERRKPVWVDDEEEKTSIKIASVNRLRKLRKEEGEGVISGSTYVARLRAQHAKLNPGTEWAQIDSQGRSYSSDDEDSDEECKHTEGYGSKNVKLVGDILQSNEDLVVKSRTKLLPGLLEYSRLVDANAADPSNAPINSVQFHRNSQLLLVGGLDKKLRFFQIDGKRNTKIQSIFLEDFPIKKASFLPNGSQVIISGRRKFFHVLDLVKASVDKIGPLVGREEKSLESFEVSPDSNTIAFLGNEGYILLVSSKTKELIGTLKMNGTVRSVAFTNDGQQLLSSGGDGQIYHWDLRTRTCIHKGVDEGSINGTALCTSPNGSLFAAGSDSGIVNIYNREEFFGGKRKPIKAIENLTTKVDFMKFNHDAQILAISSSMKKNSSKLIHIPSFTVFSNWPSPNRAVHYPRCLDFSPRGGFMAMGNAEGKVLLYKLHHYHDA; translated from the coding sequence ATGGCGAGCTTGATATCGCAGAATGCTTCTCGTACAATCGGGGTTGAAAAGTCTAAAAGGAAGGCTAAGAAGGAAGTAAGTGAGAAAGAAAGTAATAGGAAGAGAAAGAAAGAGCAGAATGAAGAGAATAATGAATTAGAAGTCGAGCAGGAGAAGGAAATGAAGAAGCTTGAGAACTTATTGTTTGGATCCTTGTACAACCCTGTTGGGTTCGGGAAGGACGatgaagaagaaaggagagaagaTGGCGAAAACGATTCTGCTATGTTCTTTGTGGACCGGTTTGCGGATAGTACGTTGTCTGTTTATGAGGGGGATGCACAGCTGGTGCAAGAAGGTATTAGTGTTGTGGAAAAGGAGCGGCGGAAACCTGTGTGGGTAGATGACGAAGAAGAGAAGACTAGTATAAAAATAGCAAGTGTGAACAGACTGAGGAAGCTTAGGAAAGAAGAGGGCGAGGGTGTCATTTCAGGTTCCACGTATGTGGCGAGACTAAGGGCCCAACATGCTAAACTTAATCCAGGCACTGAGTGGGCCCAAATTGATTCTCAAGGCAGAAGCTACAGTTCTGATGATGAAGATTCTGACGAGGAATGTAAACATACTGAGGGCTACGGTTCAAAGAATGTCAAGTTGGTCGGTGATATTCTTCAATCAAACGAAGATCTTGTTGTTAAAAGTCGCACGAAGTTGTTACCTGGGCTTCTTGAATATTCGAGACTGGTTGATGCAAATGCAGCTGATCCTTCAAATGCACCGATAAATTCTGTTCAGTTTCACAGGAATTCTCAGTTGCTCCTTGTTGGTGGGTTGGATAAAAAACTCAGATTTTTCCAGATTGACGGGAAACGAAATACAAAGATACAGAGCATCTTTCTTGAGGATTTTCCAATTAAAAAGGCATCTTTCTTACCCAATGGGTCTCAAGTTATTATATCAGGAAGAAGAAAGTTTTTTCATGTCTTAGACTTGGTCAAAGCAAGTGTAGATAAAATAGGTCCTTTAGTCGGCAGGGAAGAAAAGAGCCTGGAAAGTTTTGAGGTTTCTCCTGATTCAAATACTATTGCTTTTCTTGGTAATGAAGGATACATTTTGCTAGTTTCCTCCAAAACAAAGGAGCTAATTGGGACACTGAAAATGAATGGAACTGTTCGCTCAGTGGCTTTCACCAATGACGGACAACAATTATTGAGCTCTGGTGGAGACGGCCAGATTTACCATTGGGATTTGAGAACAAGAACTTGCATTCATAAAGGTGTTGATGAAGGGTCCATAAATGGTACGGCTCTTTGCACTTCACCAAATGGTAGTTTGTTTGCTGCTGGTTCAGACAGTGGGATAGTAAATATTTATAACAGAGAAGAATTTTTTGGGGGAAAGAGAAAACCAATTAAGGCTATTGAGAATCTCACCACGAAAGTGGATTTTATGAAATTTAATCACGATGCTCAAATATTGGCCATCAGTTCTAGCATGAAGAAAAATAGCTCAAAGCTAATTCACATTCCATCATTTACAGTTTTTTCGAACTGGCCTTCTCCAAATCGAGCCGTGCACTATCCACGCTGTTTGGATTTTAGTCCTCGCGGAGGATTCATGGCTATGGGAAATGCTGAAGGAAAAGTGTTACTGTACAAGTTGCATCACTACCATGATGCGTAG